In Dasypus novemcinctus isolate mDasNov1 chromosome 10, mDasNov1.1.hap2, whole genome shotgun sequence, one DNA window encodes the following:
- the NAALADL1 gene encoding aminopeptidase NAALADL1, producing MRWAQVLGVGVGAASLLGLGILLGHFAIPKGADPPAPSTSGQDLDLEVLETVMQQLEAGRIRDNLRELAREPHLATSPRDEALVQLLLQRWRDPESGLDAAEASQHEVLLSFPSPERPNRVAVVNPNGDTLFSCSQSEENVTGEQGGPDVVPPYAAYAPPGTPQGLLVYANRGTEEDFKLLQTQNITLQGTIALTRFGGAGRGAKAVNAARYGVAGVLVYTDPADVNDGQSSPNQTFPHSWRLPPSGVERGSYFKYFGDPLTPYLPASPSSFRLDPASAPGFPPIPVQPIGFQDAKVLLCHLEGPSAPAAWQGALGCDYKLGPGFRPGDNFTANSQVNLSVHNSLELRNSSNVLGIIRGAVEPDRYVLYGNHRDSWVHGAVDPSSGTAVLLELSRVLGTLLKKGTWRPRRSIVFASWGAEEFGLIGSTEFTEELFSKLQERAVAYINVDISVFANATLRAQGTPPVQGVIFSAAKQVKVPGPGDLSVYDNWIRYFNRSSPAYGLVPSLGSLGAGSDYAPFIHFLGISSMDIAYTYDRSKTSARIYPTYHTAFDTFGYVDTFVDPGFSSHQAVARTAGSVLLRLSDSLFLPLNVSDYSETLRGFLQAAQRDLGTLLQQHNISLEPLVTAVQKFEQAAAALEQRISALQKGSPEPLQVRMLNDQLMLLERTFLNPRAFPEERYYSHVLWAPRTGSVATFPGLANACSKANGTGAGSEAWAQAQQQLSIVVAALEGAAATLRPVADL from the exons ATGCGCTGGGCAcaggtgctgggggtgggggtgggggcggccaGCCTCCTGGGGCTGGGGATCCTCCTGGGCCACTTTGCCATCCCCAAAGGGGCCGACCCGCCGGCCCCTAGCACCTCAGGACAGGACCTGGACCTGGAGGTCCTGGAGACGGTCATGCAGCAGCTGGAGGCCGGCAGGATCCGCGACAACCTGAG agagctggcccggGAGCCGCACCTGGCCACCAGCCCCCGGGACGAGGCCCTGGTGCAGCTGCTGCTGCAGCGCTGGCGGGACCCCGAGTCAGGCCTGGACGCGGCCGAGGCCTCCCAGCACGAGGTGCTGCTCTCCTTCCCCAGCCCGGAGCGCCCGAACCGCGTGGCCGTCG tGAACCCCAACGGCGACACCCTCTTCTCCTGCAGCCAGAGCGAGGAGAACGTGACTGGGGAGCAGGGGGGCCCCGATGTGGTGCCGCCCTACGCGGCCTATGCCCCCCCTGGCACCCCGCAG GGCCTCCTCGTCTACGCCAACCGGGGCACGGAAGAAGACTTCAAGTTGCTACAAACTCAGAACATCACGCTCCAGGGCACCATCGCCCTGACCCGCTTTGGGGGCGCAGGACGTGGGGCCAAG GCCGTGAACGCCGCCAGATACGGGGTGGCCGGGGTGCTGGTGTACACGGACCCCGCCGACGTCAACGATGGCCAGAGCTCACCCAACCAGACCTTCCCGCACAGCTGGCGCCTGCCGCCCTCAGGGGTGGAGCGAGGCTCCTACTTCAAGTATTTTGGGGACCCGCTGACTCCCTACCTTCCAGCCAGCCCCTCCTCCTTCCGCCTGGACCCTGCTAGTGCTCCTGGATTTCCCCCCATTCCCGTCCAGCCCATCGGCTTCCAGGATGCAAAAGTCCTGCTCTG tCACCTCGAGGGGCCCTCGGCGCCAGCGGCCTGGCAAGGAGCCCTGGGCTGTGACTACAAACTGGGGCCTGGCTTTCGGCCTGGGGACAACTTCACCGCAAACAG ccaggtGAACTTGAGCGTGCACAACAGCCTGGAGCTGCGCAACTCCTCCAATGTGCTGGGCATCATCCGCGGGGCCGTGGAGCCTG ACCGCTATGTGCTGTATGGAAACCACCGGGACAGCTGGGTGCACGGCGCCGTGGACCCCAGCAGCGGCACGGCTGTCCTCCTGGAGCTCTCCCGCGTCCTGGGGACCCTGCTGAAGAAGG GCACCTGGCGTCCCCGCAGGTCCATCGTGTTTGCCAGCTGGGGGGCCGAGGAGTTCGGGCTCATCGGCTCCACCGAGTTCACGGAG GAGCTCTTCAGCAAGCTGCAGGAGCGCGCCGTGGCCTACATCAACGTGGACATCTCGGTGTTCG CCAACGCCACCCTGAGAGCGCAGGGGACTCCCCCGGTCCAGGGCGTCATCTTCTCCGCAGCCAAACAG GTCAAGGTTCCAGGCCCCGGCGACCTCAGCGTCTACGACAACTGGATCCGCTACTTCAACCGTAGCAGCCCGGCGTACGGCCTGGTCCCCAG CCTGGGCTCTCTGGGTGCCGGCAGCGACTACGCGCCGTTCATTCACTTCCTGGGTATCTCCTCCATGGACATCGCCTACACCTATGACCGG AGCAAGACCTCGGCCCGGATCTACCCCACCTACCACACGGCCTTTGACACCTTCGGCTACGTGGACACGTTTGTGGACCCTG GTTTCAGCAGCCACCAGGCGGTGGCCCGCACGGCGGGAAGTGTGCTCCTCCGGCTCAGTGACAGCCTCTTCCTGCCCCTCAACGTCAGCGACTACAGCGAGACCCTCCGCGGCTTCCTGCAGGCTGCCCAGCGGGACCTCGGGACCCTGCTGCAGCAGCACAACATCAGCCTGG AGCCCCTGGTGACTGCAGTGCAGAAGTTTGAACAGGCAGCCGCAGCCCTGGAGCaacgcatatcagcactgcagaAGGGCAGCCCCGA GCCCCTGCAGGTCCGCATGCTCAACGACCAGCTGATGCTCTTGGAAAGGACCTTCCTGAACCCACGAGCCTTCCCAGAGGAACGCTACTACAG CCACGTGCTCTGGGCACCCCGCACAGGCTCCGTAGCCACATTCCCGGGCTTGGCCAACGCCTGCTCGAAGGCCAACGGCACAGGCGCCGGATCGGAGGCCTGGGCCCAAGCGCAGCAGCAGCTCAGCATCGTGGTGGCGGCCCTGGAGGGCGCGGCAGCCACTCTGAGGCCCGTGGCCGACCTCTGA
- the SAC3D1 gene encoding SAC3 domain-containing protein 1, whose translation MPGGELPAGTCPDMCPAAERARREQERRLHRFEVAPGGRGDRPRADPQRAVKEYSRPAAGKARPPPSQLRPPRVLLATVRYLAGEVAERADATRAEVAGFVADRLRAVRLDLALQGADGAAAAAVLEAALATLLAVVARLGPDSARGPADPALLQAQVQEGFGSLRRCYAQGAGPHPRQAAFQGLFLLYNLGSVAALHEVLQLPAALRACPPLRTALAVDAAFRESNAARLFRLLRTLPYLQSCAVRCHVGRARREALARLARALSTSKGQTLPLNFMVHLLALDGPKEAQDLCQAHGLPLDGEEKVVFLRGRYTEEGLPPAGTCALLVGSKLGGRTLEEVVMAEEDDGVDRPNSPV comes from the exons ATGCCCGGCGGCGAGCTGCCCGCGGGCACGTGCCCGGACATGTGTCCCGCCGCCGAGCGCGCCCGGCGCGAGCAGGAGCGCCGCCTGCACCGCTTCGAGGTGGCGCCGGGGGGCCGCGGGGACCGGCCCCGGGCCGACCCGCAGCGCGCCGTGAAGGAGTACAGCCGGCCGGCCGCGGGCAAGGCCCGGCCCCCGCCGAGCCAGCTGCGGCCGCCGCGCGTGCTGCTGGCCACCGTGCGCTACCTGGCCGGCGAGGTGGCCGAGCGCGCCGACGCGACCCGCGCCGAGGTGGCCGGCTTCGTGGCGGACCGGCTGCGCGCCGTGCGCCTGGACCTGGCGCTGCAGGGCGCGGACGGCGCCGCGGCGGCCGCGGTGCTGGAGGCGGCGCTGGCCACGCTGCTGGCCGTGGTGGCGCGGCTGGGGCCCGACTCGGCGCGCGGGCCCGCGGACCCGGCGCTGCTGCAGGCCCAGGTGCAGGAGGGCTTCGGCTCGCTGCGGCGCTGCTACGCGCAGGGCGCGGGCCCGCACCCCCGCCAGGCCGCCTTCCAGGGCCTCTTTCTGCTCTATAACCTGG GCTCCGTGGCAGCCCTGCACGAGGTTCTGCAGCTGCCCGCGGCCCTGCGTGCCTGCCCGCCGCTGCGCACTGCTCTGGCAGTAGACGCCGCCTTCCGCGAGAGCAATGCTGCCCGCCTCTTCCGCCTGCTCCGGACCCTTCCCTACCTGCAGAGCTGTGCCGTGCGTTGCCACGTGGGCCGTGCCCGCCGCGAAGCCCTGGCCCGCCTCGCTCGTGCCCTGAGTACCTCGAAGGGCCAGACTTTGCCCCTGAACTTCATGGTACACCTGCTGGCCCTGGACGGgcccaaggaggcccaggacctCTGCCAGGCCCACGGGCTGCCCTTGGACGGAGAGGAGAAAGTTGTGTTCCTGAGGGGACGCTACACAGAAGAGGGGTTGCCACCTGCTGGGACCTGCGCCCTGCTGGTGGGGAGCAAACTTGGGGGGCGCACCCTGGAGGAGGTGGTCATGGCAGAGGAGGACGATGGGGTGGACAGACCCAATTCCCCTGTGTGA
- the SNX15 gene encoding sorting nexin-15 isoform X2: MESFTTSTCMLTLSQRPSTFQTLPWPRALDSEQICHLRPAPWARRSRAQAPRGGGWWRQARRGGGAGEEAQAGGELPSGSAAMSRQAKDDFLRHYTVSDPRTHPKGYTEYKVTAQFISKKDPEDVKEVVVWKRYSDFRKLHGDLAYTHRNLFRRLEEFPSFPRAQVFGRFEAAVIEERRKGAEDLLRFTVHIPALNNSPQLKEFFRGGEVTRLSEVSRDLHILPPPLTPTLPPDERRLLPDEPLLPQLLPAERRDLEELEVPADPPPSSPAQEALDLLFNCGSPEEASSPPARGPLTEAELALFDPFSKEGDPSPARREGVKKKAAEYLKRAEEILHLHQSQVPP; the protein is encoded by the exons atggagagcttcactacctctacctgcat GTTGACGCTTTCCCAAAGGCCGAGCACTTTTCAGACACTCCCTTGGCCGCGCGCCCTGGACTCGGAGCAGATCTGTCACTTGCGACCAGCTCCCTGGGCCCGAAGAAGCAGGGCGCAGGCCCCGCGCGGCGGCGGCTGGTGGAGACAGGCCCggaggggagggggcgccggGGAGGAGGCGCAGGCCGGCGGTGAGCTCCCCTCCGGCTCGGCGGCCATGTCCCGCCAGGCAAAGGACGACTTCCTGCGGCACTACACGGTCTCCGACCCCCGGACCCACCCCAAAGGCTACACCGAGTACAAAGTGACCGCGCAG TTCATCTCAAAGAAGGATCCAGAGGATGTCAAAGAG GTGGTGGTCTGGAAGCGGTACAGCGACTTCCGCAAGCTGCACGGAGACCTGGCCTACACCCACCGCAACCTCTTCCGCCGCCTGGAGGAGTTCCCCTCTTTCCCCCGCGCCCAGGTGTTTG GCCGATTCGAAGCCGCGGTGATTGAGGAGCGGCGGAAGGGGGCCGAGGACCTGCTCCGCTTCACTGTGCACATCCCCGCGCTCAACAACAGCCCCCAGCTCAAGGAGTTCTTCCGG GGTGGGGAGGTGACACGGCTCTCCGAAGTGTCCAGGGACCTGCACATCCTGCCCCCCCCTCTGACCCCCACACTGCCCCCTGATGAGCGCCGGCTGCTACCCGATGAGCCCCTGCTGCCCCAGCTGCTTCCCGCCGAGAGGAGGGACCTCGAGGAGTTGGAGGTGCCAG CGGACCCCCCACCGTCCAGCCctgcccaggaggccctggacctcctctTTAACTGTGGGAGCCCCGAGGAGGCATCCAGCCCCCCTGCCCGAGGCCCACTCACTGAGGCCGAGCTGGCCCTCTTCGACCCCTTCTCCAAGGAAG GTGACCCATCCCCAGCCCGCCGGGAGGGTGTGAAGAAGAAGGCGGCAGAGTACCTGAAGCGGGCAGAGGAGATCCTGCACCTGCACCAGTCCCAAGTCCCACCCTGA
- the SNX15 gene encoding sorting nexin-15 isoform X1, with protein MESFTTSTCMLTLSQRPSTFQTLPWPRALDSEQICHLRPAPWARRSRAQAPRGGGWWRQARRGGGAGEEAQAGGELPSGSAAMSRQAKDDFLRHYTVSDPRTHPKGYTEYKVTAQFISKKDPEDVKEVVVWKRYSDFRKLHGDLAYTHRNLFRRLEEFPSFPRAQVFGRFEAAVIEERRKGAEDLLRFTVHIPALNNSPQLKEFFRGGEVTRLSEVSRDLHILPPPLTPTLPPDERRLLPDEPLLPQLLPAERRDLEELEVPADPPPSSPAQEALDLLFNCGSPEEASSPPARGPLTEAELALFDPFSKEESTDPSPTHVGELAAMEAEPWEPGGQEEEDEEGGPAPAYLGQATQLITQALKDEKAGAYPAALQGYRDGVHILLQGVPSDPSPARREGVKKKAAEYLKRAEEILHLHQSQVPP; from the exons atggagagcttcactacctctacctgcat GTTGACGCTTTCCCAAAGGCCGAGCACTTTTCAGACACTCCCTTGGCCGCGCGCCCTGGACTCGGAGCAGATCTGTCACTTGCGACCAGCTCCCTGGGCCCGAAGAAGCAGGGCGCAGGCCCCGCGCGGCGGCGGCTGGTGGAGACAGGCCCggaggggagggggcgccggGGAGGAGGCGCAGGCCGGCGGTGAGCTCCCCTCCGGCTCGGCGGCCATGTCCCGCCAGGCAAAGGACGACTTCCTGCGGCACTACACGGTCTCCGACCCCCGGACCCACCCCAAAGGCTACACCGAGTACAAAGTGACCGCGCAG TTCATCTCAAAGAAGGATCCAGAGGATGTCAAAGAG GTGGTGGTCTGGAAGCGGTACAGCGACTTCCGCAAGCTGCACGGAGACCTGGCCTACACCCACCGCAACCTCTTCCGCCGCCTGGAGGAGTTCCCCTCTTTCCCCCGCGCCCAGGTGTTTG GCCGATTCGAAGCCGCGGTGATTGAGGAGCGGCGGAAGGGGGCCGAGGACCTGCTCCGCTTCACTGTGCACATCCCCGCGCTCAACAACAGCCCCCAGCTCAAGGAGTTCTTCCGG GGTGGGGAGGTGACACGGCTCTCCGAAGTGTCCAGGGACCTGCACATCCTGCCCCCCCCTCTGACCCCCACACTGCCCCCTGATGAGCGCCGGCTGCTACCCGATGAGCCCCTGCTGCCCCAGCTGCTTCCCGCCGAGAGGAGGGACCTCGAGGAGTTGGAGGTGCCAG CGGACCCCCCACCGTCCAGCCctgcccaggaggccctggacctcctctTTAACTGTGGGAGCCCCGAGGAGGCATCCAGCCCCCCTGCCCGAGGCCCACTCACTGAGGCCGAGCTGGCCCTCTTCGACCCCTTCTCCAAGGAAG AAAGCAcagaccccagccccacccacGTAGGTGAGCTGGCAGCCATGGAGGCAGAGCCCTGGGAGCcgggagggcaggaggaggaagaCGAGGAAGGAGGGCCCGCCCCTGCCTACCTGGGCCAGGCCACGCAGCTCATCACCCAGGCCCTGAAGGACGAGAAGGCAGGCGCCTACCCTGCAGCGCTGCAGGGCTACCGGGACGGCGTGCACATCCTGCTTCAGGGAGTGCCCA GTGACCCATCCCCAGCCCGCCGGGAGGGTGTGAAGAAGAAGGCGGCAGAGTACCTGAAGCGGGCAGAGGAGATCCTGCACCTGCACCAGTCCCAAGTCCCACCCTGA